The genomic region CGTTCCGCGACGGGAGGCCTTCCGGTGATCCGAACGTACTCGACGCGCTCCCGGGCAGGGCTGCGACTGCTGCTCTCCGGCACGCTGCTCGCCCTCGCCGCGCTGAGCGGCGGCTGTTCGGCGGGCGGCAGGCAGACCGTGGTCGTCCTCGGTCCCTGGACGGGGCCCGAGGCGGCGGCGTTCACCAGGACGCTGGACCTGCTGGACGACCACACCCCGTACACGTACACCTACCAGGGCACCAGCTCGCTGCGGGAGACCCTGGTCGCACAGCTGGAGGCGGGAGCCCCGCCGGACGTGGCCGTCCTCAACAGCCAGGGCGAGCTGGCCGAGTACGCGCACGAGGGCGTACTGACCCCGCTGACCGGGGACCTGGGGAGCAAGGCGTACGCGCCGTGGGCACCCGAACTGGTCGTCAACGGCAGCAGACACACCTACTGGGTGCCGCTGAAGGTGGATGTGAAGAGCCTGGTGTGGACCAGACCGTCACAGCCGGTCGAGCCGCACACCTGGTGCCTGGGGATGAGCGCGCAGGCCACCACCGGCTGGCCGGGCACCGACTGGATCGAGGACATCCTGCTGCACCAGGCGGGTCCGGACGTGTACGAGCAGTGGGCGGTCGGCGACCTGCCGTGGACCAGCCGCGCGATGCGGGACGCCTGGAGCACCTGGGCCACGCTGATCCACGGGCAGGACGCGAGGAGCGCGCTGGAGACCCCGTACGAAGGGGCGGGGGGCAAGGGCCTGCTCAACTCCGGAGACTGCACGGAGGAGCACGAGAGCTCCTTCATCCGCTACCTCTACGGCCAGGACATCGCTTTCGAGCCGACCGCCGACGCGGTACCGGCGCTGAGCGGACACAAGGACTCGTTCGAGGTGTCGGCCGACATGGCGGCGGTGTTCCGCGACAGCCCGGCAGCCATGAAACTGCTGAGCCAGCTGTCGGGGCCCGAAGGCCGGGAGACCTGGATGGCACAGGCCGAACCGCAGCTGAAGCCGCTCTTCCCCAGCGCCTCGGACCCGCGGCCCCAGGACCGGATCGGCGGCAAGGTCGCGACCCTGCTCACCGGCGGCACGAGCGCATCACCCACCCGTCACCTGTGCTTCGACGCTTCCGACACCATGCCGCCCACGCTGCGCGACGCCTTCCAGCACGCGGTGCTGAAATTCCTCAGCTCCCCCGGCAAGGCCTCCCAGAACGCGCTGCTGGGCCAGCTGGAACAGGAACGCACCCGGCTGCCGGTGGCGGACCGACTGCCGGGCGTCTGCGGAAGCCCGGCCGCGTGAGCGGACGCGGGCGGGGCCTGCTTTCCGGGCTTCCGCGGCGTTCTGGGCTTCCTGGGCTTCCTGGGCTTCCTGGGCTTCCTGGCGGCGGGGTTACGCGCCGATCTTCTGCTTGACCTGCGCCAGCGAGGGGTTGGTCAACGTCGACCCGTCGGGGAAGAGAACGGTCGGCACGGTCCTCACGCTTCCCTCCTGCTTGTGGCGGCCAGGGAGGGCCGCCTCGTCTTCGAGCCCGCACACGGGGCCCATCCTCGCTACGCCGGCGCGATGAGTCATCCGGACAGCGCCCCTGATCACGACCTTGCGTTCGCTCTCCAGGCCACCGGGTTCGAGACGGCCGCTGAGCCGCCGGCCCCGGACACTCCACTCGCGCGCGCCCTGGCCTACGCCTCCGAGCCAGGGTGGAGAGCTTGACCGACGAGCACTTCGAGTCGGCGAAGGCCAGGCTCCTCTGACCTCGTCGGTACCTGGTGTCGATCCCCTGTCGGGGGCACGTAGGGCCTGTTGCGAATGCCGCAGACGGCCAAAGTGGCGGTGCGGGAGCTCCCGCGGCGCGCTCCTACTGCGGTCGCATCAGGTCCAAGTCCTCGCCCCATGCGTCCAGTACCGCGCTGTGCCCGGCCCGCCGGGCCACTGCCTCGACCTGTGCGAAGAGACGACGCTGTGTGGACACGTCGCCCATTCCTGAGATGCGGTCCGCAGTGTCGAGCAGCATGCCGGTGTCCCAGCCGGGTAGTGGGAATCGGGCGAGCTCCCATTGCAGGTACTTGTCGTAGGGGCGGGGGCGACGGTCGACAGTGAAGAGCAACTCCAGCAGAAACCGGATGCTGTCGGCGGCGTCGAGGCGGGCCGCGAGTGCATGCCCGTCGCGGTCGTTCTTGACCGAGCGGTAGACGGAGTTGGCGTAGGCATCGAGCCACTCGCCCGCCTTCCGGAAGGCTTCATCGGCGTCGAGCCGTGCCTTGCCGGCCAGGATCTGGGCGATGCCTCCGTCGAGCCGGTCGAGCACAATCCGGGCGCGGGCCAGGGCGTACCGCTCAAAGCCGGGCATTCCGGCGGCGCGGAACTCGTCGAGGGACAGGATGACGAGGTCGAGTTCCGGGGTGCGGTGCCCCGTGAACCGGGCGAGGGCCGTCGTGGCGCCATCGGCGAGGACGACGTACAGGTCGTGGTCGGAATGCTCGGTGGTCATGCCCTCGTGGGCCCGGGAGCCTTTGAGGACGAGGCCGACGACAGTTGGATCAGCGGCGGCGAGTTCGACGAACGCGTCGTAGGTGAGGGGTTGCTGAGCATTCATTGCGTGATCTCCGGCGTTGTGATGACGGGTATGCCAACCGGGCGGCCTCGAACACATCGGGGTCGCCCGTACCGTCTGCGGCGGCGCTTGGCCACCGCCCGGAAGATCAACGCACGTGCGGACTCTACCGCCCGGCCGGTCGAGAGGTCCCGCACTCGGCAGTTCGAAGGACCGCCACTGGTCGAGGGTCGCAACCGCATCCCCTACGGGGGCCGCGCGGGCCCGCAGAACCAGCTGGGCGCCTTCGGTCTACGCATCGCCTACGACACCTACCGTACGGAGCTGACGAGCGACGCCACTGCGGTCCACGGCGGAAACGGTGGAGAGTCGGTGTGCGGCGGCTACGGTCACATGCCGCATGGCATACGGCTGCCCCTGGCCACCGCCAGTCGCACCCCGTCCATGGTCGAGTTCGGACCACGGCGGTAGCCGATACCGGGTGTGCCGAGGACGGGCTTCCTCGTCCTGCTGCTGGAGCCCCCAGGGCACACAAAACCCCCGAGCGGCGTCAGGCCGGCCGGGGGTTGCGTCTCGAGAGAGTCAGACGCCGAGCGCCTGCTTGACCTGGGCAAGGCTCGGGTTCGTCATGACGACCTCGGAGCCCCCCTGGGCGGGAACTACCAGAACCGTCGGCACGGTCTGGTTGCCACCGTTCGCCTTCTCGACGAAGGCCGCGGAGTCGGCGTCGTGCTCGATGTTGACCTCGGTGTAGGCAATGCCCTCGCGGTCCATCTGGCCCTTCAGCCGACGGCAGTAGCCGCACCACGTGGTGCTGTACATCGTCACAGTGCCCGGCATTTCTCGCGCTCCTCTGCTGCTTCGCCTGCGGCTCTCGTCGCCCCACGGCTCGCTATGTCTCGGTATGTGGAGATCCCGGGGCCAGGCCCCGGGACGTCGCACCGGCTAGAACGTACGTGACCTGGCCACCATTCCCGTGGACGGACGACTGCCCGCATTAGTACGACTACCGCTCGTCCCCTGTGGACAACTGACCCGGCCGTCTCGTGAGACCTGGCAGCATGGCGGGGTGACAGCAGCAACGCACTCCTCCCTCTTCCCACAGGTCCCGGACTCTGCCGACGCGGTGCTCGACGGGCTCGACCCCGAGCAGCGCGCGGTCGCCACGGCCCTGCACGGGCCGGTGTGCGTACTGGCAGGGGCCGGTACGGGCAAGACCCGCGCCATCACGCACCGCATCGCCTACGGGGTGCGTGCGGGGATACTGCAGCCTTCCACCGTGCTCGCCGTCACCTTCACCAACCGTGCGGCGGGCGAGATGCGCGGTCGGCTGCGCCAGCTCGGCGCGGGCGGTGTCCAGGCGCGGACGTTCCACTCGGCGGCCCTCCGTCAGCTCCAGTTCTTCTGGCCGAAGGCGGTCGGTGGCGAGGTGCCCCGGCTCGTCGAGCGCAAGATCCAGCTGGTCGCGGAGGCCGCGGCACGTTGCGGTGTCCGGCTCGACCGCAATGAGCTGCGGGACGTGACGGGCGAGATCGAGTGGTCCAAGGTCACCCAGACCGTGCCGGCCGACTACCCGGCGGCGATCGCGAAGTCCGCCCGCGACGCCCCTCGCAACCCGGCCGAGATCTCCCAGGTCTACGCGATGTACGAGCAGCTGAAGCGCGACCGGGGAGTGATCGATTTCGAGGACGTGCTGCTGCTGACCGTGGGCATCCTCCAGGACCGGCACGACATCGCCGACCGGATCCGCAGCCAGTACCAGCACTTCGTGGTGGACGAGTACCAGGACGTCAGCCCGCTCCAGCAGCGGCTGCTGGATCTGTGGCTCGGCGACCGGGACGACCTGTGCGTGGTGGGCGACGCCAGTCAGACGATCTACTCCTTCACCGGCGCCACCCCGGACCACCTGCTGAACTTCCGCGTCCGCCACCCGGAGGCGACGGTGGTGAAGCTGGTCCGCGACTACCGGTCCACCCCCCAGGTCGTCCACCTGGCGAACGGCCTGCTGGCCCAGGCATCCGGCCGGGCGGCCGAGCACCGGCTGGAGCTGATCTCCCAGCGCGGTCCGGGCCCCGAGCCCACCTACACGGAGTACGGGGACGAGCCCACCGAGGCCGAGAGCACCGCCCGCCGGATCCGCGACCTCATCGCGGCGGGCGTCCCCGCGTCGGAGATCGCCGTCCTGTACCGGATCAACGCCCAGTCGGAGGTCTACGAGCAGGCGCTTGCCGATGCCGGGGTGCCCTATCAGCTGCGCGGCGCGGAGCGGTTCTTCGAGCGCCCCGAGGTGCGGGAGGCCGGTGTCGCCCTGCGCGGGGCCGCGCGGGCCGGTGGCAACGACTCGCTGCTCGACGACGCCGTGGACCTGCCGTCCCAGGTGCGGGCGGTGCTCGGCACCAAGGGCTGGCGGGCCGAAGCCCCGGCGGGGTCCGGAGCGGTCAGGGACCGCTGGGAGTCGCTGGCCGCACTGGTGCGTCTGGCCGAGGACTTCGCCAGGGCCCGGGAGGGGGCCACCCTCTCGGACCTGGTCGCGGAGCTGGACGAGCGGGCGGCGGCGCAGCACGCCCCGACCATCGAGGGGGTCACGCTCGCCTCGCTGCATTCGGCGAAGGGGCTGGAGTGGGACGCGGTGTTCCTGGTCGGGCTCACCGAGGGCATGATGCCGATCACTTATGCCAAGACCGACGAACAGGTCGAGGAGGAGCGCCGCCTGCTGTACGTGGGAGTCACGCGGGCCCGGCTGCATCTCTCGCTCTCCTGGGCGGTGTCCCGGTCGCCCGGCGGCCGGGCCTCCCGACGGCCCAGCCGCTTCCTGAACGGCCTGCGGCCGGGCTCGGCCGCCACGGGTCCGCG from Streptomyces sp. NBC_01267 harbors:
- a CDS encoding extracellular solute-binding protein: MIRTYSTRSRAGLRLLLSGTLLALAALSGGCSAGGRQTVVVLGPWTGPEAAAFTRTLDLLDDHTPYTYTYQGTSSLRETLVAQLEAGAPPDVAVLNSQGELAEYAHEGVLTPLTGDLGSKAYAPWAPELVVNGSRHTYWVPLKVDVKSLVWTRPSQPVEPHTWCLGMSAQATTGWPGTDWIEDILLHQAGPDVYEQWAVGDLPWTSRAMRDAWSTWATLIHGQDARSALETPYEGAGGKGLLNSGDCTEEHESSFIRYLYGQDIAFEPTADAVPALSGHKDSFEVSADMAAVFRDSPAAMKLLSQLSGPEGRETWMAQAEPQLKPLFPSASDPRPQDRIGGKVATLLTGGTSASPTRHLCFDASDTMPPTLRDAFQHAVLKFLSSPGKASQNALLGQLEQERTRLPVADRLPGVCGSPAA
- a CDS encoding glutaredoxin domain-containing protein, translating into MPGTVTMYSTTWCGYCRRLKGQMDREGIAYTEVNIEHDADSAAFVEKANGGNQTVPTVLVVPAQGGSEVVMTNPSLAQVKQALGV
- a CDS encoding ATP-dependent DNA helicase UvrD2 codes for the protein MTAATHSSLFPQVPDSADAVLDGLDPEQRAVATALHGPVCVLAGAGTGKTRAITHRIAYGVRAGILQPSTVLAVTFTNRAAGEMRGRLRQLGAGGVQARTFHSAALRQLQFFWPKAVGGEVPRLVERKIQLVAEAAARCGVRLDRNELRDVTGEIEWSKVTQTVPADYPAAIAKSARDAPRNPAEISQVYAMYEQLKRDRGVIDFEDVLLLTVGILQDRHDIADRIRSQYQHFVVDEYQDVSPLQQRLLDLWLGDRDDLCVVGDASQTIYSFTGATPDHLLNFRVRHPEATVVKLVRDYRSTPQVVHLANGLLAQASGRAAEHRLELISQRGPGPEPTYTEYGDEPTEAESTARRIRDLIAAGVPASEIAVLYRINAQSEVYEQALADAGVPYQLRGAERFFERPEVREAGVALRGAARAGGNDSLLDDAVDLPSQVRAVLGTKGWRAEAPAGSGAVRDRWESLAALVRLAEDFARAREGATLSDLVAELDERAAAQHAPTIEGVTLASLHSAKGLEWDAVFLVGLTEGMMPITYAKTDEQVEEERRLLYVGVTRARLHLSLSWAVSRSPGGRASRRPSRFLNGLRPGSAATGPRLGAGGTGGIERGGAVRRKRRGPVQCRVCGKTLTDGGEMKLMRCEDCPSDMDEALYERLHAWRAVQAKVTGQPAFCVFTDKTLMAIAEAVPSTEGELTGIAGVGARKIARFGSDVLTICAGQELAGDDGED